GAGTTGTAGTTCAGATGATGGCTGCCAGCGCTCCACGTGTGTTTCAGAAAACTACAACTCCCAGAAGGCTGTGCATCTGCACGCTTTGCGAGGCGATGTCTATTATCTTGAGTTGTAGATGTTTTGTGACTAATATTGCCATTAAATAGCATTTAGACACGTTTGTAGGAATGGAAATTCATAACTCCGTCAGTAGCCTCCGAACTTATAAATTTACCAAAACCCTTTGTCATGCCACGATGGCGTTAATTATAGTCTGGTGTATAAGGCCTtagtttgtatttattcattagttAGGGGAAGGATTAATCATTTGCTCTCTGACTCTGGGGAGTTATGCTTAAATAATGCCATGACCCTGAGACCTTCTCTGCTTGTTTGATTTAATAACATGCTCTTGTACCTTTACACAACACATACAGTGATGTTATTAATGCGTCAGTCGGGTTTCAGTGTGATACACAGGGTCGGGAAGTCCTTCAGAAGTGCAGaagttacagattacaagtttaTTACATTGATTACTTTTCTCATTTCTAATGAGTGTTTTCAACTGTTATAAtaattttcacacatttaaagcaggcagggttgtataataataatatggattattatgttttacttttaaagcacagccagcacaaaatcagactttagcagcTCCTCTTCAAAATCGTTCTGAGATCAAAtccagatttaaaatcataacaagAAACCGTTTagtatactgtttttgaaatcaaatctttgcagaactggaaacactggcatctagcAATGCCTTGGGAAAAAACAAAAcggttaatataaaaaaaaatgaagcatataGATGAACCCTAATAACAAATTAAACCGTTATGGTATAAGCATGTGTCCAAAACTCCTGAAACACTGTCTTGTTCACACATTACTCCAAGACTACATGATATTATTACAGTGTGTTGTCAatgattgctgtgtgtgtgtgtgtgtgtgtgtgtgtgtgtgtgtgttcagcgtgGAGATCGGAGAGAGTGTGCGTGGAGAGGATGTGTATATAGTCCAGAGCGGCTGTGGAGAAATCAATGATAACCTGATGGAGCTCCTGATCATGATAAACGCCTGCAAGATCGCATCGGCCTGCAGAGTCACAGCGGTCATCCCCTGCTTCCCTTACGCCCGGCAGGACAAGAAGGACaaggtgtgtgtctgtctctcacaCATCAGTCTGAGCCCGGGACGTCACTCAGAGTTTGTGTGTGAGGAGGTGTGTGATCATTGTTTTCTTCTTTCACGTGTCTCCTGCAGAGTCGGGCGCCCATCTCTGCCAAGCTGGTGGCTAACATGCTGTCCGTGTCTGGAGCGGACCACATCATCACCATGGACCTGCATGCATCTCAGATACAGGtgggcttcacacacacacagacacagacagactctcatacacacacacacacacacacacacagacagagacagacacactctctcacatacacacacacgcacagagacagacgcacagacacacactctcacagacagacagacacactctctctctcacacacacacacacacagacacagacagacacactctctctctctcacacacagacacacacagacagacacactctctctcacacacacacacacacacacacacagacagacagacagagacacacagacagacacacacacactgttttggGACAGAATGTGCTGATTTCATTGCAAACATGACTAGTTTTTCTTGCTGGTGTAGAGTGAGAGTAATAGAAGAAATATGGCATCTTTGTAAGTTTTGTATCTGGATGATTGTGGAGAAGTTGGGACTGTCTCCTCCTAGTGGTGGAATGAAGcagtccagacacacacacacacacacacacacacacacacacacacacacacattaatggaAGCGCTGGTTGCTCTGGTTTGATCTGGGAGCTGCGGTCTTCTTCTGCAGGGCTTCTTTGACATCCCAGTGGATAACTTATACGCTGAGCCTGCCGTGCTGAAGTGGATCAAGGAGAACATCCCCGAGTGGAAGACCTGCACCATCGTGTCTCCTGACGCTGGAGGAGccaagaggtgtgtgtgtgtgtctgtctgtgtctgtgtgtgtgtgtgtggaggctgATCCCTGAGCTGTGTTTCTCCATCGACAGGGTCACCTCCATTGCAGACCGGCTCAATGTTGACTTCGCTCTCATTCACAAAGAAAGGAAGAAGGCCAACGAGGTGGACCGCATGGTTCTGGTGGGAGACGTGAAGGACCGCGTGGCCATATTAGTGGATGATATGGCAGACACCTGCGGCACCGTCTGCCACGCTGTGGATaagtgaggagtgtgtgtgtgtgtgtgtgtgtgtgtgctcttgtttttgtgtcatatcaggacacaactctgtataatgacatgggtatgacacaggtattacaaggagagggtgacttatgaggacataacccatgtccccatttttcaaaacacttataaatcatacagaatgagtttttttgagaaactgaaaatgcacaaagtttcctgtgagggttagggttaggtgtagagttggtgaagggccatagaatatacagtttgtacagaataaaaaccattacacctatgagatgaacacactttacacaaaaacaaacaatgtgtgtgtgtgtgagagaggagctGATGACAGTGATAACACGCACTGAGTGCTTAAGCAGCTgtaactcactctctctctctgtgtgtgtgttcaggttaaTCTCCGCAGGAGCGGTTAAAGTGTATGCCATCCTCACCCACGGCATCTTCTCCGGTCCAGCCATTTCTCGTATCAACAACGCCTGCTTCGAGGCTGTGGTGGTGACCAACACCATCCCTCAGGAGGAGAAGATGAA
This DNA window, taken from Carassius auratus strain Wakin chromosome 14, ASM336829v1, whole genome shotgun sequence, encodes the following:
- the LOC113113557 gene encoding ribose-phosphate pyrophosphokinase 1-like, encoding MAERNMPNIKIFSGSSHQDLSQKVADRLGLELGKVVTKKFSNQETCVEIGESVRGEDVYIVQSGCGEINDNLMELLIMINACKIASACRVTAVIPCFPYARQDKKDKSRAPISAKLVANMLSVSGADHIITMDLHASQIQGFFDIPVDNLYAEPAVLKWIKENIPEWKTCTIVSPDAGGAKRVTSIADRLNVDFALIHKERKKANEVDRMVLVGDVKDRVAILVDDMADTCGTVCHAVDKLISAGAVKVYAILTHGIFSGPAISRINNACFEAVVVTNTIPQEEKMKHCPKIQVIDISMILAEAIRRTHNGESVSYLFSHVPL